In a genomic window of Branchiostoma floridae strain S238N-H82 chromosome 19, Bfl_VNyyK, whole genome shotgun sequence:
- the LOC118406544 gene encoding uncharacterized protein LOC118406544: MDHKGNLLKVCRTCGVRFKMKKGNPKPVTAFREVILHLFNGSDVCRDQEDIHPPFVCEKCRGVLSKAQGKMKAGQAAVTMLSDKLPDFQPHLEDNCIICNYKPTGRPVKKKPWSLKESSPVEVATLTAPACTSEEDAPLPTPACTSEEDAPLPTPACTSEEDAPLPNPACISEEDAPLPTPACTSEKDAPLPTPACTSEEDAPLPTPACTSRDEAPLDVLTDKEITEEAVKHGFVYLGTVNNGDLAVGKCDVNSLHFDIQQQINIKQDRTWEMLVYKKRIPQSHPALSSLDLPSVVTMHTMSKLFLELTHCYICIGNVGYEELLEEKRDGMEIVVFKGNNGTVVAKEEKGLIKDGGRPYHHTIRHVNCQLVIPSNKLTNKCETCTKYSSSLRGMLHRVRHKGNTDLSHSSRVPNKHLTKEQLRAKTADVQREKTLQKTIASKAKECVEKAVEKEGCHVKESQHAFLQTMLKTGNDKMQFQDNSPQQFLYEQQLKQAQQHDARTMRWHPMMIRWCLSIFYQSPAAYDTIRNSGFLYLPHRTTLQQYSKFTNPTPGFNPDILKRLGEESNVVNEVEYKKNVCLIWDEMKIKSGLVYSKTSGELVGFTDLGGVNNELKAFEKRCQAEQHGTEEEPDLATHVLAFMVRGIFINLQFVFAYFPCLGFSSDQLYPAVWQANAILDQMGFHVRAFVSDGASPNRRFYKVHEDDQRLVYWTWNPYRPGEKMYFMSDVPHLMKTTRNNMENSGWHSKTRNLHYNGQEISWKHIVSVYEWDLGLQRQAVGLRMLHKLKADHVYLNPALRMRVNLAVQVLSNSMSCALAMQGRHDTVSTRNFISMMNRFFDCLNVQNQYQGQRGNMPDLEPYRDVDDIRFTWLEKDFLGFLHHWEQQAAGTPGLSKDQRNRMCLSKQTLEGLRITVSSFVELTKTLIQEEGVGYVLSEKFTQDPLEQHFAKQRRRCGANENPTALEFGRNEINLHILKDSIRSVGGNCRGRAANAQAIDFTDNTPLPKRQRKK, from the exons ATGG ATCACAAAGGAAATCTTTTGAAAGTTTGCAGGACGTGCGGTGTTCGTTTcaaaatgaagaaaggaaacCCAAAACCTGTGACAGCCTTTAGAGAAGTCATTTTGCATCTGTTTAATGGCTCTGATGTTTGTCGTGATCAAGAGGACATTCATCCACCATTTGTGTGTGAGAAATGCAGGGGTGTCTTAAGCAAGGCTCAAGGGAAGATGAAGGCAGGACAAGCAGCAGTAACAATGCTAAGTGACAAGCTGCCAGATTTTCAGCCACACCTAGAAGACAATTGTATCATATGCAATTACAAGCCAACTGGCAGGCCAGTAAAGAAGAAACCATGGTCCTTGAAAGAATCGTCCCCGGTTGAAGTTGCCACCCTAACAGCCCCAGCCTGTACATCTGAAGAGGACGCGCCCCTCCCAACCCCAGCCTGTACATCTGAAGAGGACGCGCCCCTCCCAACCCCAGCCTGTACATCTGAAGAGGACGCGCCCCTCCCAAACCCAGCCTGCATATCTGAAGAGGACGCGCCCCTCCCAACCCCAGCCTGTACATCTGAAAAGGACGCGCCCCTCCCAACCCCAGCCTGTACATCTGAAGAGGACGCGCCCCTCCCAACCCCAGCCTGTACATCTAGAGACGAGGCACCTCTTGATGTCCTCACTGATAAAGAGATCACTGAGGAAGCAGTCAAACATGGATTCGTTTATCTGGGTACAGTTAACAACGGTGACCTCGCTGTTGGCAAGTGTGATGTCAACAGCCTTCACTTTGatatacaacaacaaataaacatcaaACAGGACAGAACATGGGAGATGCTCGTATATAAAAAACGCATTCCTCAATCCCACCCAGCACTGTCATCTCTTGATCTTCCATCTGTTGTCACCATGCACACAATGTCAAAGTTGTTCTTGGAACTGACACACTGTTACATTTGTATTGGAAATGTTGGCTATGAGGAGCTGTTGGAGGAGAAGAGAGATGGGATGGAAATTGTCGTCTTTAAGGGTAACAATGGTACCGTAGTTGCAAAGGAGGAGAAAGGTCTTATCAAAGACGGGGGGAGACCATACCACCATACAATCCGACATGTCAACTGCCAACTTGTTATTCCATCAAATAAATTGACCAACAAATGTGAAACATGCACCAAGTATAGCAGCTCATTACGCGGGATGCTACACAGGGTTAGACATAAGGGCAACACGGATCTGTCACACTCCTCAAGGGTTCCAAACAAGCACCTGACAAAAGAACAGCTGAGGGCCAAAACAGCAGATGTGCAGCGGGAAAAGACACTACAAAAGACTATAGCTTCAAAAGCAAAGGAATGTGTTGAGAAGGCAGTAGAGAAGGAAGGGTGTCATGTGAAGGAAAGCCAACATGCTTTTTTACAAACAATGTTAAAGACTGGGAATGATAAGATGCAGTTTCAAGATAACTCTCCACAGCAGTTTTTGTATGAGCAGCAACTGAAGCAGGCACAGCAACATGACGCAAGAACAATGCGCTGGCATCCCATGATGATTCGGTGGTGCCTTTCAATATTCTACCAGTCACCTGCAGCCTACGACACAATTCGCAACTCCGGATTCCTTTATCTACCTCACCGCACAACACTGCAACAATATTCCAAGTTCACAAATCCAACTCCTGGCTTCAACCCGGACATCCTGAAACGGCTAGGAGAAGAGTCAAATGTTGTAAATGAAGTAGAGTATAAGAAGAATGTTTGCCTGATATGGGACGAGATGAAGATAAAGTCAGGCCTTGTGTATAGCAAAACATCAGGAGAACTTGTTGGCTTCACAGACCTTGGTGGTGTAAACAACGAACTGAAAGCCTTTGAGAAAAGATGTCAGGCTGAACAACATGGAACTGAAGAAGAACCTGACCTGGCCACACACGTCCTTGCCTTCATGGTGCGCGGCATCTTCATCAATCTACAGTTTGTCTTTGCATACTTTCCCTGCCTTGGTTTTTCCAGTGATCAACTGTATCCTGCTGTGTGGCAAGCGAATGCAATCTTGGACCAGATGGGGTTCCATGTGAGGGCATTCGTGTCTGATGGCGCATCACCAAACCGGAG GTTTTACAAGGTCCATGAGGATGACCAACGTCTTGTGTACTGGACCTGGAATCCCTACAGACCTGGCGAGAAGATGTACTTCATGTCTGATGTGCCTCATCTCATGAAAACAACCCGCAACAACATGGAGAATTCGGGCTGGCAcagcaaaacaagaaatctgCAT TACAACGGCCAGGAAATCTCTTGGAAACACATCGTCAGTGTCTACGAGTGGGATTTAGGACTACAGCGACAAGCGGTTGGGCTGCGCATGCTACACAAGCTGAAGGCAGATCATGTTTACCTGAACCCAGCCCTACGTATGAGGGTCAACCTTGCCGTACAG GTCCTCAGCAACTCCATGAGCTGTGCCCTTGCCATGCAAGGCCGACACGACACAGTGTCAACAAGGAACTTCATCAGCATGATGAATCGTTTCTTCGACTGTTTAAACGTCCAAAACCAATACCAGGGACAACGTGGGAACATGCCAGATCTGGAGCCCTATAGAGATGTCGACGACATCAGATTCACT TGGCTGGAGAAAGACTTCCTGGGCTTCTTGCATCACTGGGAGCAGCAGGCTGCAGGAACACCAGGCCTGAGCAAGGACCAGAGAAACCGGATGTGCCTGTCAAAACAAACACTTGAGGGGCTTAGAATCACAG TTTCATCTTTTGTAGAACTGACAAAGACGCTGATCCAGGAGGAAGGTGTTGGCTATGTCCTCAGTGAGAAGTTCACACAAGATCCCCTGGAGCAGCACTTTGCAAAGCAGAGAAGAAGATGTGGCGCAAACGAGAATCCAACAGCCCTGGAGTTTGGTAGAAATGAAATCAACCTACACATACTTAAGGACTCGATAAGATCTGTTGGGGGAAATTGTAGGGGGAGGGCAGCTAATGCACAAGCCATCGACTTCACTGACAACACCCCATTGCCTAAGAGACAGCGAAAGAAATAG